Proteins found in one Brevibacillus brevis genomic segment:
- a CDS encoding tetratricopeptide repeat protein, giving the protein MSEFVTFTNELGQTIDMSREDYQKKIIPQNLDKYWDEKDKLRDFAMELVKGQFHEQAQIAADRLLELYGPIESALIFRAVVHMQAREFESAKKILTDCLERFPSSGTACTNLAKIFAFEGDEPKAFETLHTGLHKDPNQENGLNMFVESFLQRGKKDELKGQLEALASKEGAWRPQLQLARLALTEEDLLNAMKWYTVAIEGAKDRFEVVMTVTGELGQAGYVYQLIQICEKFWTPHFPYPYAGFNYANALLATDQMEKAIGILRNMQEHLPDNYKPMVDHFLNRVPGALEVEAAAQQKVVESQMDDPTTKKSKWKFWK; this is encoded by the coding sequence ATGTCTGAATTTGTGACGTTTACCAATGAGCTTGGTCAAACCATCGATATGTCCCGAGAGGATTACCAGAAAAAAATAATTCCGCAAAATCTGGATAAGTACTGGGATGAAAAAGATAAGCTTCGCGATTTTGCGATGGAGTTGGTGAAGGGTCAATTTCACGAGCAAGCCCAGATCGCTGCCGACAGGCTTCTCGAATTATACGGGCCAATTGAGTCTGCTCTCATTTTCCGTGCAGTCGTTCATATGCAGGCGAGAGAGTTTGAAAGCGCTAAAAAAATCCTGACAGATTGTTTGGAACGATTCCCGTCATCGGGTACGGCTTGCACCAATTTGGCAAAAATCTTCGCGTTTGAAGGAGATGAGCCAAAAGCGTTCGAGACTCTACATACAGGTTTGCACAAAGACCCGAATCAAGAAAATGGCTTGAACATGTTTGTCGAGAGCTTCTTGCAAAGAGGGAAAAAGGATGAGCTAAAAGGACAGCTGGAGGCGCTGGCAAGTAAAGAAGGAGCTTGGAGACCACAGCTTCAACTGGCTCGTCTTGCTTTGACGGAGGAGGACCTCCTGAATGCGATGAAATGGTACACGGTAGCGATTGAAGGAGCGAAGGATCGCTTTGAGGTCGTCATGACTGTGACTGGTGAATTGGGACAAGCGGGTTATGTCTATCAATTGATTCAGATTTGTGAAAAGTTCTGGACGCCACATTTCCCGTATCCGTATGCGGGCTTCAACTATGCCAATGCTCTGTTGGCGACTGATCAAATGGAAAAAGCAATCGGCATCCTGCGTAACATGCAAGAGCATTTGCCAGATAACTACAAGCCAATGGTCGATCACTTCCTGAATCGAGTACCTGGAGCGCTCGAAGTGGAAGCAGCCGCCCAACAGAAAGTCGTTGAGAGCCAAATGGATGATCCGACGACGAAGAAGAGCAAGTGGAAGTTTTGGAAGTAA
- a CDS encoding ABC transporter substrate-binding protein — protein sequence MTKKTSLALMLTTTMLVAGLAAGCGNNVSSEAVTQKVDSSATGNVAGSAKSSSDQPTYPRVLKDEMGNEVTLPAAPAKIFAPNLEDTLVALGVAPVVQWSSGSRPKMYLQDQLKDVPSIAFTGGLPPEPEAVMAHEPDLILLHNANHIESGVYDKYKMIAPTYVFKQANADLESSVRVVGNLLGKSAEAEKALQTYKEHVEAAKKELAPHIQGKKAAIIRFNGRGMFFIKYDFFSGYVLTNELGFLPSQVVSGGDINLSLESLPDLDADYIFLINDAGTGDAFEKELTESPVWKSMEAVRNGRTFKVEGDHWLSGGLIAHRKVIDDVKGLIAK from the coding sequence ATGACAAAGAAAACAAGTCTTGCGCTGATGCTGACCACGACGATGCTCGTTGCTGGACTGGCAGCAGGCTGTGGGAACAACGTAAGCAGTGAGGCAGTGACGCAGAAGGTCGATTCGTCTGCGACTGGGAATGTCGCAGGATCGGCAAAAAGCTCTTCTGACCAGCCTACCTACCCGCGGGTTCTAAAAGATGAAATGGGTAACGAGGTGACATTGCCTGCCGCACCTGCCAAAATATTCGCTCCCAATCTGGAAGATACTTTGGTCGCACTGGGCGTTGCTCCGGTCGTGCAGTGGTCTTCTGGCTCAAGACCAAAAATGTATTTGCAAGATCAGCTAAAAGATGTGCCGTCCATTGCCTTCACAGGTGGATTGCCTCCAGAGCCGGAAGCGGTTATGGCCCATGAGCCAGATCTCATCCTCTTGCACAATGCCAACCATATCGAAAGCGGCGTGTACGATAAATATAAGATGATTGCGCCGACATATGTGTTCAAGCAAGCAAATGCTGATCTTGAATCTTCCGTACGCGTGGTTGGCAATTTGTTGGGCAAGTCGGCGGAAGCTGAAAAAGCTTTACAGACATATAAGGAGCATGTCGAGGCAGCCAAAAAGGAGCTGGCCCCTCATATCCAAGGCAAAAAAGCAGCGATCATTCGCTTCAATGGCAGAGGGATGTTTTTCATCAAGTACGATTTCTTCAGTGGATATGTCCTTACCAATGAGCTAGGCTTTTTGCCAAGCCAGGTTGTATCCGGCGGTGACATCAATTTATCACTGGAGAGCTTACCTGATTTGGATGCGGACTATATTTTCCTCATCAATGATGCTGGTACGGGAGATGCCTTCGAGAAAGAATTAACAGAGAGTCCTGTTTGGAAAAGCATGGAGGCTGTGAGGAATGGTCGTACGTTTAAAGTAGAGGGAGATCACTGGTTAAGTGGCGGCCTGATCGCACATAGGAAAGTCATTGACGATGTGAAAGGATTGATTGCAAAATGA
- a CDS encoding ABC transporter substrate-binding protein — MKKTAKLSIASVVLASLVTIVSACSGQSNTASPETQTGNSQTATPAAEASRVLKDALGNEVTVPAKPQRVIASYLEDHLVALGVKPVAQWSVGNNQVQGYLQKELAGIPAIPYDLPPEVVMSHSPDLIILDSASLVQGDKYSQYSKIAPTYTIGKEKNSDWRKELLTVGEVLNKGEEAKKVLADYETFVAESKQKLQQAIGEKSAAALWMTGKNVYVARQDLSSGDVLYKDLGFKVPAIVQEISKSGEANWNAISMEKLAELDAEYLFIVNSNPTAVEQLQKDAIWANIPAVKNGNAYTFAKDSSWLYTGVIANRQMIENVLSNVIK; from the coding sequence ATGAAAAAAACAGCCAAACTTTCGATAGCCAGTGTCGTATTGGCAAGCCTCGTTACAATCGTGAGCGCTTGCTCTGGCCAGTCGAACACTGCGAGTCCAGAGACACAGACGGGCAACAGCCAGACCGCGACACCAGCTGCGGAAGCTTCACGAGTACTGAAGGATGCGTTGGGGAATGAAGTAACAGTCCCAGCTAAACCGCAGCGCGTGATCGCTTCTTATCTGGAGGATCATTTAGTAGCGTTGGGAGTGAAGCCAGTTGCTCAATGGTCAGTAGGGAACAACCAGGTACAAGGCTACCTGCAAAAAGAGTTGGCGGGTATTCCAGCGATTCCTTACGATCTGCCGCCAGAGGTCGTGATGAGCCACAGCCCCGACCTGATTATTTTGGATAGCGCATCCCTGGTCCAAGGGGACAAGTATAGCCAGTACTCAAAAATCGCTCCTACGTACACCATTGGAAAAGAAAAGAACAGCGATTGGCGCAAAGAGCTCCTGACAGTAGGAGAAGTCCTCAACAAGGGAGAAGAGGCGAAGAAAGTGCTGGCGGATTATGAGACGTTTGTAGCCGAGTCGAAGCAAAAGTTGCAGCAAGCAATTGGGGAAAAATCAGCGGCAGCGCTGTGGATGACGGGGAAAAATGTGTACGTAGCACGTCAGGACTTGTCTAGCGGTGATGTGCTCTACAAGGATCTCGGGTTTAAGGTGCCTGCTATCGTTCAGGAAATCTCCAAGTCAGGAGAAGCAAACTGGAACGCGATCTCTATGGAAAAATTGGCTGAACTCGATGCCGAGTACTTGTTTATCGTAAACAGTAATCCGACTGCTGTAGAACAACTGCAAAAGGATGCAATATGGGCGAATATCCCTGCTGTGAAGAATGGAAATGCGTATACGTTTGCGAAAGATTCCAGCTGGCTGTACACAGGCGTCATTGCCAACCGCCAAATGATTGAGAATGTACTCAGCAACGTTATTAAGTAA
- a CDS encoding DUF2621 domain-containing protein, with amino-acid sequence MGEMSTGFSLFIVGWTIVLVSLMAIGGYFMFRKFLKSMPKQDGKSDLDWQDHYIDQTRSLWTDEGLTLLNELVDPVPQLFRDVARRSIAAKIGQIALEEKATTITTDLIVKGYIVATPKRDHKWLIAHLQSKEIDYTPYEKYLNAEG; translated from the coding sequence ATGGGTGAAATGTCTACAGGGTTTTCCCTGTTTATCGTTGGCTGGACCATTGTTCTCGTAAGTCTGATGGCGATTGGCGGGTATTTCATGTTCCGCAAATTTCTCAAGTCCATGCCCAAGCAAGACGGAAAATCTGACTTGGATTGGCAAGACCATTACATTGATCAGACACGTTCGCTCTGGACAGATGAGGGTTTGACCTTGCTCAATGAACTGGTTGATCCTGTGCCACAGTTGTTTCGTGATGTTGCGAGACGTTCCATCGCAGCGAAAATCGGCCAGATTGCATTAGAAGAGAAAGCAACCACCATTACAACAGATTTGATTGTAAAGGGATACATCGTAGCAACCCCCAAGCGTGACCATAAATGGCTCATTGCCCACCTGCAATCCAAAGAAATCGACTACACGCCCTATGAGAAATATTTGAATGCCGAGGGATAA
- a CDS encoding helix-turn-helix domain-containing protein — translation MKHNEEYEPSRKMSLNEVRVYMICNFDRPLNVTTLAAMANLSPSYFGDSFKKAYGQSVMDYVTSLRINHAKRLLRETDMKLRDIAKAIGYSDEFYFSRKFKKEVGVSPSAYERATTRKVAVYSPSLLGHLVVLGIIPVAAPLDAKWTPYYYQQYQQQIAVHLKAVETTWNDDDQEVMLLGAKPDVVISHIELAGTTRQRLSAHGIDVMTLQSSGWKEQLREVASYTGKEAACDAWIASYEAKVAAVRADLQSVLKQDKFAIIRLYRDGIHLYNNKGMKELLCDDLQLSLVEEEMEPCNRPITLEQLASIDPERILLFVCLDESTRLSWLTLQHHSIWRGLRAVQNGYLYPLPSNPWYEYSPVAMNRMLDEMLLMVTGKSPNAIQGVVHGAPFLGEL, via the coding sequence ATGAAGCATAACGAAGAATACGAGCCTAGTCGCAAAATGTCACTCAACGAGGTTCGCGTCTATATGATCTGTAACTTCGATCGTCCATTAAACGTAACTACGTTGGCAGCGATGGCGAACTTAAGTCCGAGCTATTTTGGCGATTCGTTCAAGAAAGCTTACGGACAAAGTGTCATGGATTATGTAACGAGTCTGCGTATCAATCACGCCAAGCGATTGTTACGCGAGACGGATATGAAGCTGCGCGATATTGCGAAAGCAATCGGGTACAGCGATGAGTTTTACTTTAGCCGGAAGTTCAAAAAGGAAGTGGGTGTATCCCCCTCCGCGTATGAAAGAGCTACCACGCGCAAAGTTGCCGTCTACTCCCCTTCCCTGCTGGGACATCTAGTAGTACTGGGGATTATACCAGTCGCTGCTCCTTTGGATGCGAAGTGGACCCCCTATTACTATCAGCAGTATCAGCAACAGATCGCGGTTCATCTAAAAGCGGTCGAAACAACGTGGAACGATGACGATCAGGAAGTCATGCTTCTAGGTGCCAAGCCGGATGTTGTCATTAGCCACATAGAGCTTGCCGGTACTACCAGACAACGTTTGTCCGCACACGGCATTGACGTAATGACCCTCCAATCTTCTGGCTGGAAGGAGCAATTACGTGAGGTTGCCAGTTACACGGGCAAAGAAGCAGCTTGTGACGCCTGGATCGCTTCTTATGAGGCGAAGGTTGCTGCCGTTCGAGCAGACCTGCAATCCGTGCTCAAACAAGATAAATTTGCGATCATTCGACTTTATCGGGATGGCATCCATCTTTACAACAACAAGGGAATGAAGGAGCTTCTATGCGACGATTTGCAGCTTTCTCTTGTGGAAGAGGAAATGGAACCTTGCAATCGGCCAATCACACTCGAGCAGCTTGCGAGCATTGACCCGGAGCGAATCCTGTTGTTCGTTTGTCTGGATGAGTCGACACGTCTAAGCTGGCTGACTCTCCAGCACCATTCGATTTGGAGAGGACTTCGCGCTGTTCAAAATGGGTATCTCTACCCCTTGCCTTCTAATCCGTGGTACGAGTATTCACCGGTCGCCATGAACCGTATGCTGGATGAGATGCTGCTGATGGTAACGGGGAAAAGTCCAAATGCGATTCAAGGTGTTGTCCATGGAGCCCCTTTCTTGGGTGAATTATAA
- a CDS encoding alpha/beta hydrolase, with product MKIIEKNDYSPRNCVEWTLQSSQGHDYRIMIAIPEAEAPPEGYAVIYAVDGDAMFGTIAETVKLQTRKPKGFNPAIVVGIGYPSRLPFDMDRRCYDLTMPVDAATLPDRPNGQPWPEHGGVDLFLDFLEQQLMPAVSSEWQVNPSKQAIFGHSLGGHFTLYTMFSRPKLFSHVVSGSPSVWWGNDEVLREQERFIAHWKGDHELKLLVIVGGDELSFMVEGAQRVVERMESLATKGVQVSFIKFEDEGHVSVLPSAINRLVRFVLTD from the coding sequence ATGAAAATCATAGAGAAAAACGACTACTCCCCTCGTAATTGTGTAGAGTGGACACTGCAATCAAGCCAAGGTCATGACTATCGGATTATGATTGCGATTCCGGAAGCTGAGGCCCCTCCCGAAGGATATGCGGTTATTTATGCCGTAGATGGCGATGCGATGTTCGGAACGATTGCCGAGACAGTGAAGTTGCAAACCCGCAAGCCCAAGGGCTTCAACCCAGCCATTGTTGTAGGAATCGGCTATCCCTCCCGTCTGCCATTTGACATGGACCGCCGTTGTTACGATTTGACCATGCCTGTGGACGCAGCTACACTTCCTGACCGACCGAATGGGCAACCTTGGCCAGAGCATGGTGGAGTTGATTTGTTTCTCGATTTCCTTGAACAGCAGCTGATGCCAGCTGTTTCTTCCGAATGGCAGGTAAATCCGAGCAAACAGGCGATTTTCGGCCACTCGTTGGGCGGTCATTTCACACTGTATACGATGTTCTCGCGTCCGAAGCTTTTCTCACACGTCGTATCAGGCAGCCCTTCCGTCTGGTGGGGCAACGACGAGGTATTAAGAGAGCAAGAGCGCTTCATCGCCCATTGGAAAGGCGATCATGAACTAAAGCTGCTTGTCATTGTTGGCGGCGATGAGCTCTCCTTCATGGTCGAGGGTGCACAACGGGTCGTCGAGCGCATGGAATCACTCGCTACCAAAGGTGTTCAAGTAAGCTTCATCAAATTCGAAGATGAGGGCCACGTAAGCGTGCTCCCTTCCGCTATTAATAGGCTTGTGCGGTTTGTGCTTACGGATTAG
- a CDS encoding DUF502 domain-containing protein, producing MKRFIRYFLEGLLFVIPLAVTIYILYWIFTTVDNWFYLLVHRWFNLQIPGLGVLLTILGITIVGFLASNVLTRGVLSLVSTVFEKVPFIKLIYTSIKDLIGAFVGEKKSFDKPVLVTLSKDGNAKAIGFITKESLDSFGLSDHVAVYLPQSYNFAGNLLLFPSDQVQLLDTESSEVMAFLVSGGVSGGQQNGNKKSSDA from the coding sequence ATGAAGCGTTTCATTCGCTATTTTTTAGAGGGGTTATTGTTTGTCATTCCTTTGGCAGTGACAATTTATATTTTGTACTGGATTTTCACGACCGTGGATAACTGGTTCTATCTGCTGGTCCATAGGTGGTTTAATCTCCAAATTCCAGGACTGGGTGTCCTCTTGACTATACTTGGCATCACGATTGTAGGATTCCTTGCATCGAATGTACTGACACGTGGAGTGCTTTCGCTGGTATCCACTGTCTTCGAGAAAGTGCCATTTATCAAACTCATTTATACGTCCATCAAGGATTTGATCGGAGCGTTTGTAGGGGAGAAGAAGAGCTTTGACAAGCCGGTGCTCGTGACGCTATCCAAGGATGGAAATGCGAAGGCCATTGGGTTTATTACAAAGGAAAGCCTCGATTCTTTCGGTCTCAGCGACCACGTAGCAGTCTATCTGCCGCAGTCGTACAATTTTGCGGGAAATCTCCTGTTGTTTCCGAGTGATCAGGTACAGCTGCTTGATACGGAAAGCTCAGAAGTCATGGCATTCCTGGTATCGGGTGGGGTGTCCGGAGGGCAGCAAAACGGTAACAAAAAAAGCAGCGATGCGTAA
- a CDS encoding sulfurtransferase, whose product MQALVTPQWLKDHLNDENLVVVDCRFALSASEAGAEEYTKDHIPQALYFHLNRDLSGTKSEHGGRHPLPDTDLLAAHFSNAGIDANTTVIAYDDQEMAMAGRLWWLLRYLGHDQVAVLDGGYAAWKKAGYEVTAEVPTVQARQFVPHVRHDMLVDMEGVKKRSEHTVLLDSRAPERYRGENEPIDAKAGHIPGAHNFFYKDNLAADQTMLPADELQKRLAPYADKELIVYCGSGVTACSNLLAFHAAGRTDVKLYLGSWSDWSSYPDNPVATGEE is encoded by the coding sequence ATGCAAGCACTTGTCACACCTCAATGGCTCAAGGATCATCTGAACGATGAAAATTTGGTGGTCGTCGATTGTCGTTTTGCTTTAAGTGCTTCTGAAGCAGGTGCAGAGGAATACACGAAGGACCATATCCCGCAAGCCCTCTACTTTCATCTGAACCGTGACCTTTCTGGCACCAAAAGCGAGCATGGTGGACGTCATCCCCTACCAGATACGGATCTGCTGGCTGCCCATTTTTCAAATGCGGGAATCGATGCCAACACGACTGTCATCGCCTACGATGATCAGGAAATGGCGATGGCAGGACGGCTATGGTGGCTGCTGCGATACCTTGGTCACGATCAGGTAGCTGTCCTCGACGGCGGATACGCTGCTTGGAAAAAGGCTGGCTATGAGGTAACAGCAGAAGTACCTACTGTACAAGCTCGTCAGTTCGTCCCCCATGTACGTCACGATATGCTGGTTGACATGGAAGGTGTCAAAAAACGCAGTGAACATACTGTATTGCTCGATTCTCGTGCACCAGAACGCTACCGCGGCGAGAACGAACCGATCGACGCAAAAGCAGGTCACATACCCGGGGCGCACAATTTCTTTTATAAGGACAACCTGGCTGCGGATCAGACAATGCTTCCAGCAGACGAGCTGCAAAAGCGTCTCGCTCCTTACGCTGATAAAGAATTGATCGTCTATTGCGGCTCAGGCGTGACGGCTTGCTCCAATTTGCTCGCTTTCCATGCTGCAGGTCGAACCGATGTGAAATTGTATTTGGGCAGTTGGAGTGATTGGAGCTCGTATCCAGATAATCCGGTAGCGACCGGCGAAGAGTAA
- a CDS encoding DUF817 domain-containing protein: MIRYMRLLLHFGYQEAMSCLFPVFIFGSLALSKLVTIPGLPRYDLLLLLCLLFQIFMVKSGLESRDELKVITVFHVIGLCLEIFKVHMGSWSYPEDAYSKVFGVPLYSGFMYASVASYLCQAWRRLEVSLTGWPNQIIATILGAMIYLNFFTHHYIWDLRWVLMAAIFIVFWKTRVYFTVANERFFMPIPIGYFLIGFFIWIAENIATFLGAWNYPNQRAGWELVHLSKISSWFLLVIVSFIIVAELKHVKSRRSQSHDSKEHM, from the coding sequence ATGATACGATATATGCGTCTATTGCTTCATTTCGGTTATCAAGAAGCCATGTCTTGCTTGTTTCCGGTCTTTATTTTCGGTTCGCTCGCCTTATCCAAACTCGTCACCATTCCTGGTTTGCCAAGATATGACCTCCTGCTGTTGCTCTGCCTCCTCTTTCAGATTTTCATGGTGAAAAGCGGCTTGGAGTCTCGGGACGAATTGAAGGTCATCACGGTCTTTCACGTGATCGGGCTCTGCTTGGAAATATTCAAGGTACATATGGGATCTTGGAGCTATCCAGAGGATGCGTACAGCAAAGTGTTTGGTGTTCCTCTTTACAGTGGCTTCATGTACGCCAGTGTCGCGAGCTACTTATGTCAAGCTTGGCGTCGACTAGAGGTATCTCTCACCGGTTGGCCGAATCAGATTATCGCCACCATTTTAGGTGCAATGATCTATCTGAACTTTTTCACCCACCATTATATTTGGGATTTGCGTTGGGTGCTGATGGCAGCTATTTTCATTGTCTTCTGGAAAACACGTGTATATTTTACTGTCGCGAACGAGCGGTTTTTCATGCCCATCCCTATTGGCTACTTTTTGATCGGTTTTTTCATTTGGATTGCGGAAAATATAGCGACGTTCCTCGGCGCTTGGAATTATCCGAATCAAAGAGCAGGCTGGGAGCTCGTGCATCTCAGTAAAATCAGCTCGTGGTTTTTACTTGTCATCGTGAGCTTTATTATCGTGGCGGAATTGAAGCACGTAAAATCCAGACGATCCCAATCCCATGATAGCAAGGAACACATGTAA